A single genomic interval of Prochlorococcus marinus XMU1406 harbors:
- a CDS encoding DUF1330 domain-containing protein produces the protein MTKSYWLKKISIPNADLFLEYIRTVLPWIKSVGGVIVKRDLIQESTSNEWDGGQLGLVIEFESKFAAKKAFYSEVFQKYLQSRDLIELVTISTL, from the coding sequence ATGACAAAGAGCTATTGGCTTAAGAAAATTTCAATTCCAAATGCTGATTTATTTCTGGAATATATAAGGACAGTATTGCCTTGGATTAAATCTGTGGGAGGAGTAATAGTAAAAAGAGATTTAATACAAGAATCAACCTCAAATGAATGGGATGGAGGGCAGCTTGGATTAGTAATTGAATTCGAATCAAAATTTGCTGCTAAAAAAGCATTTTATTCTGAAGTATTTCAAAAATATCTGCAGTCCAGAGATTTAATTGAACTAGTTACTATAAGTACTCTTTAA
- a CDS encoding lectin subunit alpha, with protein sequence MDPLDPLTEIINSGQGFSPAIALERIIWAMIGFFFLGAISRSITNSIRSQNWFGRNFLFSYSKDKKITDDTSSQPSGDEE encoded by the coding sequence TTGGACCCTTTAGACCCACTCACTGAAATTATTAATTCCGGTCAAGGTTTTTCACCTGCAATTGCTTTAGAAAGAATTATTTGGGCAATGATTGGATTCTTTTTTTTAGGAGCAATCTCAAGATCAATAACTAATAGCATACGAAGTCAAAATTGGTTTGGTAGAAATTTTTTATTTAGTTATTCTAAAGATAAAAAAATTACAGATGATACATCTTCACAACCTTCTGGTGATGAAGAATAA
- a CDS encoding translation initiation factor IF-2 N-terminal domain-containing protein, with product MKGLRVLELSEAINVDISDLLAVCAILKIKATSRLSMLSFEECKKITDYYENKN from the coding sequence ATGAAAGGTCTTAGGGTCCTAGAGCTTTCTGAAGCAATTAATGTTGATATCTCTGATTTATTAGCTGTTTGTGCGATTCTAAAAATAAAAGCCACATCTAGATTAAGCATGCTTTCATTTGAAGAATGTAAAAAGATAACTGATTACTATGAAAATAAAAATTAG
- a CDS encoding DUF2470 domain-containing protein, translating into MKIISKETSKRVCDHMNNDHIDSVHKYLIHYGKISSFENAYMEEINNSYLKINYDGQSAIINFKNKISEEEIHSTLVSMIKEIK; encoded by the coding sequence ATGAAAATAATTAGTAAAGAGACAAGTAAAAGAGTTTGTGATCATATGAACAATGATCACATAGATTCAGTTCACAAATATCTTATTCATTATGGAAAGATATCAAGCTTTGAGAATGCTTATATGGAAGAAATTAATAATAGTTATTTAAAAATCAATTACGATGGCCAGTCAGCAATTATCAACTTTAAAAATAAAATATCTGAAGAAGAAATTCATTCAACCTTAGTATCAATGATTAAAGAGATTAAATAA
- a CDS encoding PAP/fibrillin family protein, with product MKEINYEQLGWLEITYLSNKLRICRGDKGTLFVLRKINSPTLFKNFKEFIKIY from the coding sequence ATGAAAGAAATAAATTATGAACAATTAGGGTGGTTAGAGATAACTTATTTAAGCAATAAGCTTAGAATCTGTAGAGGTGATAAAGGAACTTTATTTGTTTTAAGAAAAATAAATTCACCAACTTTATTCAAGAATTTCAAGGAATTTATTAAAATCTATTAA
- the purT gene encoding formate-dependent phosphoribosylglycinamide formyltransferase, translating to MKESIFCKKRILLLGSGELGKELVIESKRLGLEVIAIDRYEKAPAMQVADFSKVIDMGDKNILKNVIKEFKPDYVVPEIEALSIEALKELEVEGFNIVPNARTVEITMNRDKIRDLASRDLKIKTAKFDYIFEFDDLEKKADEIGFPLLLKPLMSSSGKGQSFVETKNDLQNAWKQAQANSRGKVNGVIIEEFINFDFEFTLLTVRKENGENIFCLPIGHLQSNGDYQCSWQPIEINESLIIEAKRMTSRILNNLNGAGLYGVEFFIKGSEIIFSELSPRPHDTGMVTLVSQNINEFELHLRAFLNLPIPHIDLIEPSASRVILSNQEYLNPIYEGLNEALEFEKTKVLIFGKPVSRKGRRMGVVLSSNSDINLARKNADEAARKIKVSNKY from the coding sequence ATGAAAGAATCAATTTTTTGTAAAAAGAGAATTTTATTGCTTGGTAGTGGCGAGCTTGGAAAAGAATTAGTAATAGAATCCAAAAGATTAGGATTAGAAGTTATTGCAATTGATCGATATGAAAAAGCACCTGCAATGCAAGTTGCTGATTTTTCTAAAGTAATTGATATGGGAGACAAAAATATTTTAAAAAATGTTATAAAAGAATTTAAGCCTGACTATGTTGTCCCAGAAATAGAGGCACTTTCAATTGAGGCCTTAAAAGAACTAGAGGTTGAAGGATTCAATATTGTTCCCAACGCCAGAACTGTAGAAATTACAATGAATAGAGATAAAATTAGAGACTTAGCTTCAAGAGATTTAAAAATAAAAACTGCAAAGTTTGATTATATTTTTGAATTTGATGATTTAGAAAAAAAAGCAGATGAAATTGGATTCCCACTTTTACTTAAGCCTTTAATGAGCTCTTCAGGAAAGGGTCAGAGTTTTGTTGAAACAAAAAATGATTTACAAAATGCTTGGAAACAAGCACAAGCAAATTCAAGAGGGAAGGTTAATGGTGTAATTATTGAAGAATTTATTAATTTTGATTTTGAATTTACTCTTCTAACTGTAAGAAAAGAAAATGGTGAAAATATTTTTTGTTTACCTATTGGACATCTTCAATCTAATGGAGACTATCAATGTAGTTGGCAACCTATAGAGATCAACGAGTCCTTAATTATTGAAGCTAAGAGAATGACAAGTAGAATATTAAATAACCTTAATGGAGCTGGATTATATGGAGTAGAGTTTTTTATAAAAGGAAGTGAGATTATATTTTCAGAATTATCTCCCAGACCACACGACACTGGTATGGTTACATTAGTTAGTCAAAATATTAATGAATTTGAATTACATTTAAGGGCTTTTTTAAATTTACCAATACCGCATATAGATTTAATAGAACCCTCTGCATCCAGAGTTATACTTTCTAACCAAGAGTATCTAAATCCTATTTATGAGGGTCTTAATGAAGCATTAGAATTTGAAAAGACTAAAGTGCTCATATTTGGCAAACCAGTTTCTAGAAAAGGTAGAAGAATGGGTGTTGTTCTCTCCTCAAATTCTGACATTAATTTGGCTAGAAAAAATGCAGATGAAGCTGCTCGTAAAATAAAAGTCAGTAATAAATATTAA
- a CDS encoding DUF1499 domain-containing protein: MQILFLAILICSSFIFPSSSFASHIELKPCVEIAHCVREEWEVNNLEKPFEEIKSFIENTPRTEIVEIDGDYLHAEATSKWMKYVDDLEVSFLPESNILSIRSESRVGESDLGVNQKRVDLLKSKMF; this comes from the coding sequence ATGCAAATACTTTTTTTAGCAATTTTAATTTGTTCAAGCTTTATATTCCCTTCTTCATCATTTGCCTCACATATAGAACTAAAACCTTGTGTAGAAATTGCTCATTGTGTACGAGAAGAATGGGAGGTAAATAATCTTGAGAAACCTTTTGAAGAGATTAAATCATTTATAGAAAACACTCCAAGAACTGAGATTGTAGAAATTGATGGCGATTATCTTCATGCAGAGGCAACCAGTAAATGGATGAAGTATGTAGACGACTTAGAAGTATCCTTTTTACCTGAATCAAACATCTTATCAATAAGATCAGAATCAAGAGTTGGAGAAAGTGATTTGGGAGTGAATCAAAAAAGAGTTGATTTACTAAAATCCAAAATGTTTTAA
- a CDS encoding Nif11 family protein, translating into MSEKDLSNFLKKIEQLNQIAELIKNNPSKKLSLSKCKNHDEVIKLTTEWGFDIGKRWGEY; encoded by the coding sequence ATGTCAGAAAAAGATCTTAGTAATTTTCTAAAAAAAATAGAGCAACTTAATCAAATTGCTGAGCTAATAAAAAATAATCCTAGTAAAAAGTTATCCCTTTCAAAATGCAAGAATCATGATGAAGTAATTAAATTAACCACTGAATGGGGTTTTGATATTGGTAAAAGGTGGGGAGAATATTAA
- a CDS encoding photosystem II reaction centre N prot, translated as MFAIALGMSPIEKITVAISASIFIVAFTWVSIKGDLRKLANELIEDNENNQDN; from the coding sequence ATGTTTGCTATTGCACTTGGAATGTCCCCTATCGAAAAAATCACTGTTGCAATATCTGCTTCAATTTTTATAGTAGCTTTTACATGGGTCTCCATTAAGGGAGATTTAAGAAAACTTGCTAATGAACTAATTGAAGATAATGAAAATAATCAGGATAATTAA
- a CDS encoding glutathione peroxidase, translating to MQVDVQNTTVLSADGSSIKLGEYSGEVILVVNVASYCGNTAQYEDLQKLHDLYSSKGLRILAFPCNDFGKQEPDSLSEIKDFCTTKYGVKFEIYEKVHAKGNTTEPYTTLNKVEPEGDVEWNFEKFLIGKDSKVIARFKPGVKPFDENLIAAIEVALDS from the coding sequence ATGCAAGTTGACGTACAAAATACTACTGTTCTTTCAGCAGACGGATCATCCATAAAACTAGGTGAATATTCAGGGGAAGTAATCTTAGTTGTTAATGTAGCTAGTTATTGCGGAAATACTGCTCAGTATGAGGATCTTCAAAAGCTACATGATTTATATTCAAGCAAAGGATTAAGAATACTTGCATTCCCTTGTAATGATTTCGGAAAACAAGAACCCGACTCTCTTTCAGAAATAAAAGATTTTTGCACAACAAAATATGGAGTTAAGTTTGAAATCTACGAAAAAGTTCATGCCAAAGGCAACACCACAGAACCATACACAACCCTTAACAAAGTTGAACCTGAAGGAGATGTTGAATGGAATTTCGAGAAGTTTCTGATAGGAAAAGATAGTAAAGTAATTGCAAGATTCAAACCAGGTGTTAAACCGTTTGACGAAAACTTAATAGCAGCTATAGAAGTAGCTTTAGATTCATAA
- a CDS encoding acyl-CoA thioesterase, which yields MNSKPVWKIEKIVLPQHADHAGVMWHGTYFNWLEESRINALLEVGTSYFELIKKGYDLPLINTSIKYKSPLLLGEKITIESEFNIEKSPRINVISKFLNNRKEILTIAEVNLVLINKRNFSIIRKRPDFLSEAFIKLNG from the coding sequence ATGAACTCAAAACCAGTTTGGAAAATAGAAAAAATTGTTTTACCTCAACATGCCGACCATGCAGGAGTAATGTGGCACGGCACTTATTTTAATTGGCTTGAAGAAAGTCGAATAAATGCACTTTTAGAAGTAGGTACAAGTTATTTTGAACTTATTAAAAAAGGCTATGATTTACCTTTAATCAATACTTCAATAAAATATAAATCACCTTTATTACTTGGTGAAAAAATAACAATAGAAAGCGAATTCAATATTGAAAAAAGTCCACGGATTAATGTAATTTCAAAATTTCTTAATAATAGAAAAGAAATCTTAACGATTGCTGAAGTCAATTTAGTCTTAATAAATAAACGAAATTTTTCTATAATAAGAAAAAGACCAGATTTCCTATCGGAAGCATTTATTAAATTAAACGGTTGA
- the dusB gene encoding tRNA dihydrouridine synthase DusB — MSSNIKLRGRGVNRIITSKVMLSPLAGVTDKIFRRLVRKWAPNSLLFTEMINATSLKKGFGTQKINQIDLEEGPIGVQIFDNRPYAVSEAAKQAEDSGAFLIDINMGCPVKKIAKKGGGSALIKDRKLAMELVENVVKAVKIPVTVKTRLGWDSKEENIEDFLLKLQDTGATMITLHGRTRKQGFSGKSDWEMIGRLKKLLEIPVIANGDIKNPDDALNCLKKTNADGVMIGRGILGSPWKIGEIDYAIRKNKNFKEPTTEEKLYLIIEHLDELIKEKGDHGLLIARKHISWTCKDFKGASNLRNNLVRAVDKNEVKKLINKMIKTINNEKNTLA, encoded by the coding sequence ATGTCTTCAAATATAAAACTAAGAGGAAGGGGAGTTAACAGGATAATTACGAGTAAGGTCATGCTATCACCTTTAGCAGGAGTTACAGATAAAATTTTTAGGCGACTTGTACGTAAATGGGCTCCAAACTCTTTACTTTTTACAGAAATGATAAATGCCACAAGTCTTAAAAAAGGATTTGGAACACAAAAAATCAATCAAATAGATTTAGAAGAAGGTCCAATTGGAGTACAAATATTTGATAATAGGCCATATGCTGTTTCTGAAGCCGCGAAACAAGCTGAGGACTCTGGAGCTTTCTTAATTGATATAAATATGGGATGTCCAGTAAAAAAAATTGCCAAGAAAGGTGGAGGCAGTGCCTTAATTAAAGACCGAAAACTTGCTATGGAATTAGTCGAAAATGTCGTAAAAGCTGTCAAAATTCCAGTTACTGTAAAAACACGACTCGGATGGGATAGTAAAGAAGAAAATATAGAGGATTTCCTATTAAAGCTTCAGGATACGGGAGCAACAATGATCACACTTCATGGAAGAACTAGAAAGCAGGGTTTTTCAGGCAAGTCAGATTGGGAAATGATCGGGAGACTTAAAAAGTTGTTAGAAATCCCAGTAATTGCTAACGGAGATATCAAAAATCCAGATGACGCTCTTAATTGTTTAAAAAAAACAAATGCTGATGGTGTAATGATTGGACGAGGGATTTTAGGATCACCATGGAAAATAGGAGAAATAGATTATGCCATTAGAAAAAATAAAAACTTTAAAGAACCAACCACTGAAGAAAAACTATATTTAATTATTGAGCATCTTGATGAATTAATAAAAGAAAAAGGAGATCACGGCTTGCTTATTGCCAGGAAACATATCTCATGGACATGTAAAGACTTTAAAGGAGCATCAAATTTGAGAAATAACTTAGTTAGAGCTGTAGATAAAAATGAAGTTAAAAAATTAATAAATAAAATGATTAAAACTATAAATAATGAAAAAAATACATTAGCGTAA
- a CDS encoding restriction endonuclease translates to MKNFFILIIFIIFLIFIIVRDYQIKKKKLKLNNALNSNFFIQTINKLIDENKYNLLEERIRLREIDAYGNEDYKKWIGNPPLDEKAIEKNIFNGSKRFKVGIPYFYEKVILKEFGNTELFFEKWRSYCNENPTIDDEIIGSIRKLETEDWFVFIASQIEKSCLNLIEKNYSSKKNGNYKKGIRFENHCMEILKQNGWEVKETPITGDQGVDLIASINDLRICIQCKDHEKAIGNKAVQEISAGKLFWKGTHAIIVSKSGFTKSAHQLAKSNKVELINEYQLKDLEKFIV, encoded by the coding sequence ATGAAAAATTTTTTTATTTTAATTATTTTTATCATTTTTTTAATTTTTATAATTGTAAGAGATTATCAAATTAAGAAGAAAAAGTTAAAATTAAATAATGCCTTAAATTCCAATTTCTTTATTCAAACAATTAATAAATTAATTGACGAGAACAAATACAATTTATTAGAGGAGAGGATCAGATTAAGGGAAATAGATGCTTACGGTAACGAGGATTATAAAAAATGGATTGGCAATCCACCTCTTGATGAAAAAGCCATTGAGAAAAATATATTTAATGGATCTAAGCGATTTAAAGTGGGTATACCATACTTCTATGAAAAAGTAATTTTAAAAGAATTTGGAAATACTGAATTATTTTTCGAAAAGTGGAGATCCTATTGTAATGAAAATCCTACTATTGATGATGAGATAATTGGATCTATTAGAAAGCTCGAGACTGAAGATTGGTTTGTTTTCATAGCAAGTCAAATTGAGAAATCATGCTTAAACCTAATAGAAAAAAACTACTCAAGTAAAAAAAATGGAAACTACAAAAAAGGTATTAGATTTGAAAATCATTGTATGGAAATTCTCAAACAAAATGGCTGGGAAGTAAAAGAAACCCCTATTACAGGAGATCAAGGGGTTGACTTAATTGCGTCAATAAATGATTTGAGAATATGTATACAATGCAAAGATCATGAAAAAGCCATTGGAAATAAAGCAGTTCAGGAAATTTCAGCTGGTAAATTATTTTGGAAAGGTACACATGCAATAATAGTCTCAAAATCTGGCTTCACAAAGTCTGCTCACCAACTAGCAAAATCAAATAAAGTGGAACTAATCAATGAATATCAATTAAAAGATTTAGAAAAGTTTATTGTTTAA
- a CDS encoding PAP/fibrillin family protein, which translates to MKEIGEIKSNIFKIAAVTDRGQRLNKLISPMYEEKANEMDELIDALKDFSFEISEKLLSGEWELIFSNVELFRSSPFFLAIEKALNDEFKSNLFFKLHQLQVGSFGISTIGRIAQKIDFEKKEFISTFDTTIFGLTTIPILGWFKLLPTFGGRVITLASDLVLRNNLLDMNLQKTKVSKVDGLNKIPLFSKLLMDRWYPVKEVWNKLPWNKESPNCQVSIVYLDDEMRIMQDMYGSIFIYIRPSISLLNSNSISND; encoded by the coding sequence ATGAAAGAAATTGGAGAGATAAAGTCAAATATATTTAAAATAGCTGCTGTTACAGATAGAGGGCAAAGATTAAATAAATTAATTTCTCCTATGTATGAGGAAAAAGCTAATGAAATGGATGAATTGATTGATGCTCTTAAAGACTTTAGTTTTGAAATATCAGAAAAATTATTGTCTGGAGAGTGGGAATTAATTTTTTCTAATGTTGAATTATTTCGAAGTTCTCCTTTCTTCCTTGCTATTGAAAAGGCCTTAAATGATGAATTTAAAAGTAATCTTTTTTTTAAATTACATCAGTTGCAAGTAGGATCCTTTGGCATATCAACTATTGGGAGAATTGCTCAAAAGATTGATTTTGAAAAAAAAGAATTTATATCTACTTTTGACACTACAATATTTGGGCTTACAACTATTCCTATCTTAGGTTGGTTCAAACTATTGCCTACTTTTGGTGGAAGAGTAATAACCCTAGCAAGTGATTTAGTTTTAAGAAATAATTTACTTGATATGAACTTACAAAAGACAAAAGTTTCCAAAGTTGATGGACTTAATAAGATTCCATTATTTAGTAAATTACTTATGGATAGATGGTATCCAGTTAAAGAGGTATGGAATAAGTTACCTTGGAATAAAGAATCGCCAAATTGCCAGGTTTCAATTGTATATTTAGACGATGAAATGAGAATTATGCAGGATATGTATGGGTCTATTTTTATTTATATAAGGCCTTCAATCTCCTTGTTGAATTCAAATTCAATCTCTAATGATTAA
- a CDS encoding Fur family transcriptional regulator: MIKNTRQKKILETMVTKSDITKRQEQLLEELNKCEDELSGQELHRQLITKGKSMGLTTVYRNLQILIKHGLIRSRHLPTGEVLYTPVDRDIHHLTCVQCGETSKMEGCPVKNIHAPKENPRKFQLLFHTLEYFGLCQNCYQAQN, encoded by the coding sequence ATGATCAAAAATACGAGACAAAAAAAGATTTTGGAAACAATGGTAACTAAGTCTGACATTACCAAAAGACAAGAACAACTTCTCGAAGAACTTAATAAATGCGAGGATGAATTGAGCGGTCAAGAATTGCATAGGCAGTTGATCACAAAAGGCAAATCTATGGGGTTGACCACTGTTTATAGAAATCTGCAAATCTTGATAAAGCATGGATTAATTCGTTCCAGACATCTCCCAACAGGAGAGGTTCTTTACACTCCCGTAGACAGAGATATTCATCATTTGACCTGCGTTCAATGCGGAGAGACTTCGAAAATGGAAGGTTGTCCTGTTAAAAATATTCATGCCCCTAAAGAAAATCCAAGAAAGTTTCAACTTTTGTTTCATACACTCGAATATTTCGGCCTTTGCCAAAACTGTTATCAAGCTCAAAATTAA
- a CDS encoding MAPEG family protein gives MQVAFAWSLCLSVGVVLLSIIPLTIGRIKAGYSVENMSAPRALFDELPSFGKRAVWCHQNCWESISLHAPGCLLCLISLTDSNIAIIAALIHPIFRFLYIGAYIFNIPTARGLMWASGIFTTLLLYKEGLTRLI, from the coding sequence ATGCAAGTAGCTTTTGCCTGGAGCCTTTGTCTATCAGTTGGTGTTGTATTATTATCAATTATTCCATTAACTATAGGGAGAATTAAAGCGGGATATTCTGTTGAAAATATGTCTGCTCCAAGGGCTTTATTCGATGAATTACCTTCTTTTGGAAAAAGAGCAGTTTGGTGTCATCAAAATTGTTGGGAAAGTATTTCCCTACATGCACCAGGATGTCTTCTTTGTTTGATTAGTTTAACTGACTCTAATATTGCAATAATTGCAGCATTGATTCATCCTATTTTTCGTTTTTTATATATTGGTGCATATATATTTAATATCCCCACAGCTAGAGGTTTAATGTGGGCCTCAGGAATTTTTACAACACTTTTGCTTTACAAAGAGGGCTTAACTCGATTGATATAA
- a CDS encoding metal ABC transporter permease — translation MSFINNNWWLVPLIITIFSGILCPAMGTVLITHKRLLQVNLISHCVLPGLALALALGIHPSIGGVISGLLGSVIAESLTNRKSENYEAVMNTILAGMLGFGVLIIPLLGIRIDLEAVLFGDLLTANFGDLLRTIIAFLVFIFLMTFGYEKVVYVGLDPEGASASGINVSLLNLALSFTTALVIVSSMSAVGVILVIALLSTPTLLGLNKAHSLRIAMMRSSFFGLCISLLGFILSIVFNLSPGPAISVICVASLLIPKLRK, via the coding sequence ATGTCTTTTATTAATAACAACTGGTGGTTGGTTCCATTAATAATAACTATATTTTCCGGGATCTTATGCCCAGCTATGGGAACTGTATTAATCACCCATAAGAGATTATTACAAGTTAATTTAATCTCTCATTGTGTTTTGCCTGGACTTGCTCTCGCATTAGCGCTTGGAATTCACCCCTCAATTGGTGGTGTTATAAGTGGTCTTCTGGGCTCAGTAATTGCGGAAAGTTTAACTAATAGAAAAAGTGAAAATTATGAAGCAGTTATGAATACTATTCTCGCTGGAATGCTTGGGTTTGGGGTCCTTATAATCCCTTTACTCGGAATAAGGATTGATTTGGAGGCAGTATTATTTGGCGATTTATTGACAGCAAATTTTGGAGATTTACTTAGAACAATAATTGCTTTTTTAGTATTTATATTTTTAATGACTTTTGGATATGAAAAGGTAGTTTATGTTGGATTAGATCCAGAAGGTGCATCCGCAAGTGGCATAAACGTTTCATTATTAAATCTTGCTTTGAGTTTTACAACGGCACTAGTAATTGTTAGTTCAATGTCAGCAGTGGGAGTAATTCTTGTAATTGCTCTTCTTTCTACGCCAACTTTGTTAGGGCTAAATAAGGCTCATAGTTTAAGAATTGCAATGATGAGGTCTTCATTTTTTGGATTATGTATCTCACTTCTTGGATTTATTCTCTCTATAGTCTTTAATCTTTCGCCTGGACCTGCAATTAGCGTTATTTGTGTTGCGTCCCTTTTAATTCCTAAGCTTCGCAAATAA
- a CDS encoding cell surface protein: MKLLGLNSPEIFIILVILLSILGPKRIEKGLLLLKNLLKFLLSKDEDQTLASSKLKSEEPEASEIKEQIVEVEAKSEEPEASEIKEQIVEAEAKSEEPEASEIKEQIVEVEAKSEESEASEIKEQIVEVEAKSEESEASEVKEETIEPEVKSEEPEASEVKEETIEPEVKSIKSKKRTVKDEIIDVEVDSDNNK; encoded by the coding sequence ATGAAACTATTAGGTTTAAATTCACCTGAAATATTCATAATTTTAGTAATTTTGCTTTCAATTTTAGGTCCAAAAAGAATTGAAAAAGGTTTATTATTATTAAAAAATTTATTAAAATTCCTCTTAAGTAAAGATGAAGATCAAACCTTAGCAAGTTCAAAATTAAAATCAGAGGAACCAGAAGCAAGTGAAATTAAAGAACAAATAGTAGAGGTAGAAGCAAAATCAGAGGAACCAGAAGCAAGTGAAATTAAAGAACAAATAGTAGAGGCAGAAGCAAAATCAGAGGAACCAGAAGCAAGTGAAATTAAAGAACAAATAGTAGAGGTAGAAGCAAAATCAGAGGAATCAGAAGCAAGTGAAATTAAAGAACAAATAGTAGAGGTAGAAGCAAAATCAGAGGAATCAGAAGCAAGTGAAGTTAAAGAAGAAACAATAGAGCCAGAGGTAAAATCAGAGGAACCAGAAGCAAGTGAAGTTAAAGAAGAAACAATAGAGCCAGAGGTAAAATCAATAAAATCTAAAAAGAGAACTGTTAAAGATGAAATAATAGACGTAGAAGTTGATTCTGATAATAATAAATAA
- a CDS encoding OsmC family protein — MTKVKCSYLGNLNCEAIHLQSGSLIRTDAPLDHCGKGESFSPTDLLATSLGTCLLTIMAIKAKSKGFDLEGIYLNIEKIMTQNSERKIKELIIDIFIPESTSNETIDFLKKASKECPVTRNLSQEIDIKIIWHHE, encoded by the coding sequence ATGACTAAAGTTAAATGTTCTTATTTAGGAAATTTAAACTGTGAGGCTATTCATCTACAATCTGGAAGTCTTATTAGAACTGATGCACCTTTAGATCACTGCGGTAAAGGTGAAAGTTTTTCCCCAACTGATTTATTAGCAACATCTCTAGGTACTTGCCTGCTAACCATCATGGCAATTAAAGCCAAATCGAAAGGATTTGATTTGGAAGGTATATATTTAAATATTGAAAAAATAATGACACAAAATAGCGAAAGGAAGATAAAAGAACTAATAATAGATATTTTTATACCAGAGAGCACTTCTAATGAAACTATTGATTTTTTGAAAAAAGCTTCCAAAGAATGTCCAGTTACAAGAAATTTATCTCAAGAAATAGATATTAAAATTATTTGGCATCATGAATAA
- a CDS encoding ABC transporter ATP-binding protein, with protein MATLVAENLTYAYTKKSKPALNKVSVEIKPGTLTALVGPNGAGKSTLLRILQGQNTPDKGDIKIDGENLYRSRALVALMPQRSSMNWKFPITVEKLVSLGQIKYSKSRSNNPFQIKALLEYPNSWINKCCELEATMQRVGIANLANRRLDSLSGGQQQRALLAKTLMSPAKIFLLDEPCAALDPPAKEDFLKIVRQLADAGLSLLVSSHDWGESLNNYDQVIVLDKSVLAVGSPDHIKDKLDAINISSIKENNFCD; from the coding sequence ATGGCTACTTTAGTCGCTGAAAATTTAACATATGCATACACAAAAAAAAGTAAGCCAGCTTTAAATAAGGTATCGGTTGAGATTAAACCTGGAACTTTAACAGCGTTAGTAGGTCCAAATGGTGCCGGTAAATCCACTCTTTTGAGGATATTGCAAGGACAAAATACTCCAGATAAAGGCGATATAAAAATTGACGGTGAAAATTTATATAGATCTAGAGCTTTAGTGGCACTTATGCCTCAAAGAAGTTCTATGAATTGGAAGTTTCCCATAACAGTTGAAAAATTGGTATCTCTTGGTCAAATAAAGTATTCAAAATCAAGAAGTAATAACCCTTTTCAAATCAAGGCTCTTCTAGAATATCCTAATTCTTGGATTAATAAATGTTGTGAATTAGAAGCGACAATGCAAAGAGTAGGAATTGCTAATTTGGCTAATAGAAGACTCGATTCTCTTTCAGGAGGACAGCAACAAAGAGCTCTATTAGCAAAAACTCTTATGTCTCCTGCAAAAATATTTCTTCTGGATGAACCTTGTGCGGCATTGGATCCCCCCGCAAAAGAGGACTTCCTGAAAATTGTTCGTCAACTCGCAGATGCGGGACTTTCTTTACTCGTAAGTAGCCATGATTGGGGCGAGTCTCTAAATAATTATGATCAAGTAATAGTTCTTGATAAAAGCGTTTTAGCAGTTGGTAGTCCTGATCATATAAAAGATAAATTAGATGCGATAAACATAAGCTCTATAAAGGAAAATAATTTCTGTGATTAG